In Bacteroidota bacterium, the following proteins share a genomic window:
- a CDS encoding metallophosphoesterase family protein — MKTIAALSDIHGNILALQAVVADLTKRRVDAVVNLGDHVSGPLWPGETIQFLMKQAWTQISGNHDRQLVKNDPRKHGLSDAYAFKSLHAEEKKWLEQLPPTAALDKEVFLFHGTPSNDTEYMLETISHGRAVLASKDEISKRLGSSRSRIMLCGHTHIQRAVEAEEGVLIVNPGSVGLPAYKDELPDPHVIESGSPHARYAILRFDKLWSVELIAVQYDWEQAATRAAHNGRQDWAFALKTGFVAQ, encoded by the coding sequence ATGAAAACCATAGCGGCGCTATCCGATATCCACGGCAACATACTCGCCCTTCAAGCGGTTGTCGCTGATCTTACCAAAAGGCGTGTCGATGCGGTGGTTAATCTTGGCGACCACGTTTCCGGCCCGTTGTGGCCGGGGGAGACGATTCAATTTTTAATGAAGCAAGCATGGACCCAGATTTCGGGGAATCACGACCGGCAGCTGGTGAAGAACGATCCACGCAAGCACGGATTGTCCGACGCATACGCCTTCAAATCTCTGCATGCCGAAGAAAAGAAGTGGCTGGAACAACTGCCGCCGACAGCAGCGTTGGATAAGGAAGTTTTCCTTTTTCACGGAACACCGTCGAATGATACGGAATACATGCTGGAAACGATCAGCCACGGCAGAGCAGTCCTTGCCTCGAAAGATGAGATCAGCAAGAGGCTCGGCAGCTCACGATCCCGCATCATGCTCTGCGGGCATACCCATATACAGCGGGCAGTTGAAGCGGAAGAGGGTGTCCTTATCGTCAACCCGGGCAGCGTCGGGCTCCCCGCGTACAAAGACGAGCTTCCTGATCCTCATGTGATCGAATCGGGCTCGCCGCATGCCCGTTACGCAATCTTGCGATTCGACAAGCTATGGAGTGTGGAATTGATTGCCGTTCAATACGACTGGGAGCAGGCAGCAACGCGAGCGGCACACAACGGCCGCCAAGATTGGGCATTCGCTCTGAAAACCGGTTTCGTCGCGCAATAA